From the genome of Gymnogyps californianus isolate 813 chromosome 17, ASM1813914v2, whole genome shotgun sequence, one region includes:
- the PFDN4 gene encoding prefoldin subunit 4 — protein MAATMKKAAAEDVNVTFEDQQKINKFARNTSRITELKEEIEVKKKQLQNLEDACDDIMMLDDGDSLLIPYQIGDVFISHSQEETQEMLEEAKKSLQEEIEALESRVESIQRVLSDLKVQLYAKFGNNINLEAEDS, from the exons ATGGCCGCCACCATGAAGAAAGCG GCTGCAGAAGATGTCAATGTTACTTTTGAAGatcaacagaaaattaacaaGTTTGCAAGAAATACTAGCAGGATCACAGAGCTGAAAGAGGAAATAGAAGTGAAAAAG AAACAACTTCAGAATTTGGAAGATGCTTGTGATGACATCATGATGCTTGATGATGGTGATTCACTTCTGATACCCTACCAAATTGGAGATGTCTTCATTAGTCATTCCCAGGAAGAGACACAAGAGATGCTGGAGGAGGCAAAG aaaagtttacAAGAAGAAATTGAAGCGTTAGAATCCCGAGTGGAATCAATTCAGAGGGTGTTATCTGACCTCAAAGTTCAGCTCTATGCAAAGTTTGGAAATAACATAAATCTTGAGGCTGAGGACAGTTAA